TGAGGATGCATCATCCTCTTCAGCATCTTATTTGTCAACCTCATCATCGCATTCAAACGGCCCTTTGTTTGAACTATCAGAGCTAATGAGTCAACTCCCTATCAAGTAAGCAATTTCCTGCATGATATTGTTCACCttgttttaactttaattttattcaatctcCTAGCTTCTTTGGAAATTAATGTTATGAATTGGTGTAAGTTGGTGAGTTGAAttaatagtttatatatattatcacatGTGATGTGCAGGAGAGGCTTGTCTATGTTTTATCAAGGGAAGGCTCAGTCTTTCAGTTCTCTAGCAAGCGTGGAGAGCATAGGGGATCTTCCtaagaagaaagagagattttacaggaagaaaatgaaatcatgCAAAAGCTTCGCGGGAGGCTTGGATAGCAGCCACAGAATATCGTTCGCTCCAAAGGCTACAATATCAAAGAAATCTTCGAGAGCAACTTTTGTATCCGTGCTAACTAAAAGAGGGAGTTTCCTTGGAGGCTCCAGAACTTCCTTTTCTGTACAGAAGAACTTTTGATATCCAACCTTGTTAATTAGAGCTTAGTTAATATTTCAtgcacaaaatagggaaaatttTGAGTCCCTCACCTTCAGCTTTTCTCACACGAAGAAGTCATGTCATATTGTTTATtggtaaataattaatatacatatGATTCATTAATTAGTATACCATTACTGCTTTGTTTTTCATGATAACAGGATCCTGCGCTGGCCTATGTTTCATTATTACTAGCATGATATGAGTGCTAATTAGCACATATATATGCAAGGATTTTTAGGTAGTTGCTCGTGATAATTGAGAGATAGGCTAGCTGTGGAATATATATGAAGCAGTTATGTGGGAAATTAGTTCACATGAGACTATGATAAAATCAGCCAATGATATATAAAGAGAATTAATTTGAGCTTACACATAATAATCAGAATATTCCAGGTTTATGATCATTAGTTGTACTACTGATTAGTGATCACTTCTAAATATATCTTATCAAATATAAAACTGAAGCAAGAACGTATAACATTAATCAGTATgaaaaattactataaatataTATCCTGTTAAATAATCAGCAGCAGATATATATGATACCAGAAATAATCTTCTGTTTCTTACGGTTCGTCATGAAGATCAAAGCATATGTGAATCGGAGGCAAATATATATATCGTGACTTAATTTCTTTATTCTTCGCATGCTTGTTTTGTTTTAGCAATATTGAGTTGGGAGAGAGTTAGTCACCGGTGGGTTACCTTAATTTGTATAGGAGCCTCGAGCGTGTAGTTCTTCGTTCTCTAGAGCCTTGAGCTTTATTTTCTGTTGATTAATAACAAAAGTCGCTGCCAAAAAAATCACTTTGGTGTTCCATCTATCAGTTGgtccaaacaaaaaatgaagagataagtGCGCAACaaaattgagaaattaaaataattaagaagctTGCAACCGATAAGATAGCAATGCACTGGTGTATAAAAAAAACTGCatatcattcaatttttaatattatgcctcatcatttttaatctatgttaataattgtttttttagctataaaataaaaattttaatagttataCACATCCAATCATAAGTCAtcaacttttaaataattatattaaaagtaaaaaaaatattatatataataatttgtgattaaataatcatataacattattttatgaaataatttttattaagattgctttcaatttccaaatccaaatccaaagtgataagataatattttttttagaagctAAATATATCCTTCACTTAGGTCAATCATACTCgagatcattaattaattaattataagcaACACCGACAAATTCGTGTTTAGAGTATTTGATATATCGACACATTCATGATTTAAACTTGAAATCACTTACAGCACCATATATATCGggaattaatgtaattaaaggCATTATAgtatttgttttcttccatttttaaattACAGGGGTAAAAATAGGACACTTTCTTTTATGATTAAAACCAAACTCAAAAAAacattatagaaactaaaaatatattttattcttttttttaataataattaaaaaataattttagttatttttaaaaaatagttcacATCATTATTTAGTAATGAGATGACATGCTTTTAAACATGTCATGTGATCATGGTATGTGATATTACATGTCTAGTTGCTTGATACGCAAATGGTGATAGAAATCATGCAttgttaaaacttttaaaatttataagaaataaaattaaaaaaaaacgaatTCGAATACTGTTAGGGAATATATGTTTggtgtatgataaattttatgatacaatataaaaaaataaagaaaaataaaaattattaattaggtgtttaaaataaaaagtaatttatctATCCTTATTCTTAGACATAtactgtaataaaaaatatactttaaattCTATTTGTACATGTATACTTCTAGTTAAAATACAATATTGTATAAATATGAATACAATGGTTCTTAGACAATTATATCTTAAAAGCCAGCATCTAAGGCACGTATTTATAAAGCGGGATTACTTTTTATAACGCAGATGTTATTGTTTGATTCTAGTCAAACATTTATACTTATCTCATGTGTTGGGCTTGAATTATCTAAATGAACGTGTGGACTATTTTATGTTGCGGTTATATTTGGCTAATGGATCTGGATTccacttaaaaaacaaaagtagTTTCTCCCGTCGTATTCATATGCAATCAATTTGTAAGGTTGTTTCACGTCTAAAAGACATCGGGGTGAGACAAAAGGGTAACCGGAAAGAATAAATGGAAGGAAGAAACAAACACAATAGTAACTGACAGTTCACAAGTTGCATTAGAATTTAGAATAAcccaaatttaattaattaatcattttttcccTATAGGAAtcttctttctatttctttcgaaaacaatcatgtttttttcgtgcattatatatgaaaaattaattactgtagccattatctattttaattataaattgtttcCTGTTAATCACATTATTAATTTCGTGcattaaaattctaaaactaCATATGGATTTCATTTTCTGAGATATTTTGATTAGTTAATATTGCGGtcaattatttttactctaatcAAAGGGagttttaaaaaagagaaaatgagtgCTGCACGAGGAAACTTGCGTAAGTCAATCTGCACCGTGACCGTAGAAAACATCTGTGGGAGTTGCTATTCTCACCCTccctagcttttttttttttaaaatacactcTTGTCCTCCCGTATTTTCCTACACCCCCTTCCCCTCACTCCTCACTCTCCACCAGAAAGCCCTCATGGTCTtacagttatttattttaactgtATCTGCCCatctgaactggaattgattTTGCTAACTTCATTTAATGTGTTTTTGGATAGTCTCCAAaatgatgattgaacatggtaagGTGGATCAATCTTAATTTTGACCAAATTTTACATGTATAAAAATCACAATAGAATCAATTATGATGCATAAAAATAATGGTAAAGTTGAAGCAAATAGGACTAGTTTCTAACTTTCTATttctatcaaaatcaattttgtaaaatcaaatttcattcaaaatcaattttatcatcCTGAATCCAAATATACACTTAAGGCATGTTTGGATGTCCGTTTGAAATGTGGTGCATGGATTCCAAGGGAAATCTAATGGTCCACAAATTCTATTTTGCAAAAGAAAGACTATGAATGTTTCTGGGAAATGGAAGTTTCGAGAGGAAATTCAAACACGAACTTAAATGTGTGATATAACGGATTAAAGCATTGGTGAAAGTGACAGTGATTGAAATTTTGACTTTCTTGTAAATTCTAAACTCTGTTGGATTAGCTtctcttcaatttattttagaatacaGTGAGGTAGAAGCTGCTATTTCACTTTCTTGTAAACAGGAAACCAAAATAGGCCCGCCCTCTTACAATAAGCTGACAGCAAATACGCATTTCTCACGGCTCATGCCACTGATTCTGTCCTCTGTGCCAGTGTGATTGCGTTTTGGAAAACAATCTCATGTTGCGTCAACTCCTAAATCCTATTAGTTTAAATTGTTAAGTATAGGAACTTGATAAATTTATTGGATAGTCGTCATTCTTTTATACAAACCCAACAGACAAgatttaaaatcaaatcaacttgttaaaagtcaaaaaaaaaaaaaagtttttttacgGTTCAGAGAGTATTATATAAACAACGATTCCCAAACACGCCAACTAGATAAATTTTGATGCTTTATAATTTGATCACGGTTTTTAAACTCAAAAACCCTGTTGTAATCTGAATGGAATTGTAGAGAAGACAAAATCAGCATTGATAGTCTGGTTCAGATATCGTAATTCGCCTTGTGATTGGAATCATTGGACTGATGCATAATGCGTTATATTAGTTGTCTCTTATTAGTTAGTGGGGCCTTCAATCAACTATTAACCCTTTGATTACTTTTCCTTTCCTAAAGGTTTGGATCAATTCCAGCCTTTGTATACTGCACAATTTCACTGTATTATTTCTTCAAGAAACTTCATAAGTTTCTtgctattagtattttttttcatagatCAAAGGTGTCATCTTGTGTTTAAGTTAGGTAAGAATTATGATCACTATAAACGATAACGTTCTTTCTCTTAATATTTAAAACGGTGCACTGTATAAAAAGAACTTAAATTCAAGATTAGTGATTAAGCTGCTTAGCATCTATTGGGGGAATGAATATACTgttaatacaaatataataatttgctTTTTAGATCAGAATAATTAATACGGTTTTTGCTCTTGTATTCTTTAATCTCTGCACTATTTTATAAGTAACAAAATAACACTTTGTTTGAATTATAAATGCTAACTC
This genomic interval from Glycine max cultivar Williams 82 chromosome 5, Glycine_max_v4.0, whole genome shotgun sequence contains the following:
- the LOC100526906 gene encoding uncharacterized protein LOC100526906 codes for the protein MNVKGIMDGKIEAGNTNCIVKEDVNDDSISIGSVSEDSMNSVCSSSSSELAEDASSSSASYLSTSSSHSNGPLFELSELMSQLPIKRGLSMFYQGKAQSFSSLASVESIGDLPKKKERFYRKKMKSCKSFAGGLDSSHRISFAPKATISKKSSRATFVSVLTKRGSFLGGSRTSFSVQKNF